The Bacteroidota bacterium region CTTACTATTTATGAACGGTTTAAAACGTCAATCAATTTTATATATTTTTTTCTTTTACCTTATCTTTTCAACGGCTTGTAACAAAAACAATTTCGAATTGGAATCCGGTGATTTGCTTTTTCAGGTCAACGAGAGCAACGCTTTTACCGATGCCATTACCACTACAACAGGCGACCACCAGAAATTATCCTTTTCACATGTAGCCATTGTTTCGGCAGAAGGTAAGCAGATATTTGTTATTGAAGCCGTTCCCCATGGCGGGGTAAGGCACATTTCATTACAGAATTTCCTTAATTCCTCAGCACATAATTCATCAGGGAAACCTCTTGTGGCCGTTTACAGGATGAAAAAGAATCAGCATGTTTCAAATGTGGTTGAAAATGCCGGGAAATATATTGGAATGCCTTATGACTCAACTTTCATGCCTGGAAATAATGCCCTGTATTGCAGCGAACTGGTATATGAAAGCTACCTTGACACCCGCGGACTGCATATTTTTACTGCCAATCCTATGTCCTTTAAGGATTCTACAGGTCGGACCTCAACTTTATGGGTAAATTATTTTAAAAAATTGGGCAAAGCCATTCCCGAAGGTCTGCCGGGAACAAATCCCAACGATTTGTCCAAAGAGAAAATCATTAAAGAAGTATACAGGTATTTTTAATTCAATCCGGATCTTTTATTTCAACGCATAATTCACAATGCTCTCAATATGAATCTGAGTGGTATTGAGAAAATGCAGGTCAAAACATTCATGGTCCATGATCAGAAATAACTCCGTGCAGCCCAGGATGACAGAATCAATTGAATGCTGCTCCTTCATCTGCTGAATTATATCCAGAAATTTATTGCGGGTAATATCTTTTACAGTGCCAAACTCCAATTCCG contains the following coding sequences:
- a CDS encoding YiiX/YebB-like N1pC/P60 family cysteine hydrolase, whose protein sequence is LLFMNGLKRQSILYIFFFYLIFSTACNKNNFELESGDLLFQVNESNAFTDAITTTTGDHQKLSFSHVAIVSAEGKQIFVIEAVPHGGVRHISLQNFLNSSAHNSSGKPLVAVYRMKKNQHVSNVVENAGKYIGMPYDSTFMPGNNALYCSELVYESYLDTRGLHIFTANPMSFKDSTGRTSTLWVNYFKKLGKAIPEGLPGTNPNDLSKEKIIKEVYRYF